One genomic segment of Equus przewalskii isolate Varuska chromosome 13, EquPr2, whole genome shotgun sequence includes these proteins:
- the RIOK2 gene encoding serine/threonine-protein kinase RIO2, whose amino-acid sequence MGKVNVAKLRYMSRDDFRVLTAVEMGMKNHEIVPCSLVASIASLKHGGCNKVLRELVKHKLIAWERTKTVQGYRLTNAGYDYLALKTLSSRQVVESVGNQMGVGKESDIYIVANEEGQQFALKLHRLGRTSFRNLKNKRDYHKHRRNMSWLYLSRLSAMKEFAYMKALYERKFPVPKPIDYNRHAVVMELINGYPLCQIHHVEDPASVYDEAMELIVRLANHGLIHGDFNEFNLILDKDDHITMIDFPQMVSTSHPNAEWYFDRDVKCIRDFFMKRFSYESELYPSFSDVRREDCLDVEVCASGCAEEMQAGDELLPPLGPDDENTETEERSECSSDEEVSEKAKVCRSENESERNSGDELVACCCRSAGDLEQIKEDNLSEGSADAHNFEMTELSQALEEIKGQVVENNSVTEFSGETNRTENDTRQDGKTGRGGVPTGSAEGEDECPLLIALSSLNRGFRPFRDEENIEDIKQRRTRTLSVTSAGSVVSCSTIPPELVKQKVKRQLTKQQKSAVRRRLQKGEANIFTKQRRENMQNIKSSLEAASLWGE is encoded by the exons GTTGAGATGGGCATGAAGAACCATGAGATAGTGCCCTGCAGTTTGGTTGCGTCCATAGCCAGCCTTAAACATGGTGGCTGCAATAAAGTGTTAAGAGAATTAGTGAAACATAAGCTCATAGCTTGGGAGCGTACCAAAA CTGTCCAGGGCTATCGGTTGACAAATGCAGGCTATGATTACCTGGCTTTGAAAACACTTTCTTCTAGACAGGTAGTTGAGTCTGTCGGAAACCAGATGGGTGTTGGCAAAGAATCTG ATATTTACATTGTTGCAAATGAAGAAGGGCAGCAGTTTGCATTGAAGCTTCACAGACTGGGAAGAACCTCCTTTCGAAATCTGAAGAACAAGCGTGATTACCATAAACACAGGCGTAACATGTCATGGCTTTATTTATCTCGTCTCTCTGCCATGAAAGAATTTGCCTACATGAag GCATTGTATGAGAGGAAATTTCCAGTTCCAAAGCCAATTGATTATAATCGCCATGCAGTAGTCATGGAACTCATAAATGGCTATCCTCT ATGTCAGATACACCACGTTGAAGATCCTGCATCAGTATATGATGAAGCTATGGAACTAATTGTCAGACTTGCAAATCATGGACTGATTCATGGAGATTTCAATGAATTCAATCTCATTTTGGATAAAGATGACCACATCACCATGATTGATTTTCCACAAATGGTTTCAACTTCTCATCCCAATGCCGAATG GTATTTTGACAGAGATGTTAAATGCATTAGAGATTTCTTCATGAAACGTTTCAGCTATGAAAGTGAGCTTTATCCATCCTTTAGTGATGTCAG GAGGGAGGACTGTCTTGATGTGGAGGTTTGTGCCAGCGGCTGCGCCGAGGAGATGCAGGCAGGCGATGAGCTGCTTCCTCCACTGGGTCCGGATGATGAAAACACTGAAACAGAGGAGCGCTCTGAATGCTCGTCTGATGAAGAGGTGTCGGAGAAAGCAAAGGTTTGCAGATCAGAAAATGAAAGTGAACGGAACTCTGGAGATGAATTAGTTGCCTGCTGTTGCAGATCAGCTGGAGACCTTGAACAAATAAAGGAAGACAATTTGTCAGAGGGCAGTGCTGATGCACACAATTTTGAAATGACTGAACTCAGTCAAgctttagaagaaataaaagggcaGGTTGTTGAAAACAATTCTGTAACTGAGTTTTCTGGGGAGACAAACAGAACTGAAAATGACACCAGGCAAGACGGTAAGACAGGTCGCGGAGGAGTGCCCACGGGCTCTGCAGAGGGTGAAGATGAGTGCCCTCTTCTGATTGCCTTGTCGTCGCTGAACAGAGGCTTCAGGCCTTTCAG agatgaagaaaatattgaagatATTAAGCAACGTAGAACAAGAACACTGAGCGTTACTTCTGCGGGCAGTGTTGTAAGCTGTTCAACAATTCCTCCG GAACTGGTGAAGCAGAAGGTGAAACGTCAATTGACAAAACAGCAAAAGTCAGCTGTCAGACGTCGATTGCAGAAAGGAGAAGCAAATATATTTACCAAGCAGCGGAGGGAAAACATGCAAAATATTAAATCCAGCTTGGAAGCAGCCAGCTTGTGGGGAGAGTAA